One Camelina sativa cultivar DH55 chromosome 3, Cs, whole genome shotgun sequence genomic window carries:
- the LOC109130869 gene encoding IAA-amino acid hydrolase ILR1-like 5 produces the protein MCNATVDFLEDVSPPFPPTVNNKDLHLFYKNISVDMVGAENYIEIQPVMVSEDFAFYQQALRGHFSAVGMQNKNHPPMPNPHSPYFEVNEEVLPYGASLLASLATRYLLESSSSPNKIYMKDEL, from the exons ATGTGCAATGCAACAGTTGACTTTCTTGAAGATGTGTCTCCTCCTTTCCCGCCGACTGTGAACAACAAAGATTTGCACCTTTTTTACAAGAACATTTCAGTGGATATGGTGGGGGCTGAGAATTATATTGAGATACAACCAGTGATGGTATCAGAGGATTTCGCTTTCTACCAACAAGCATTGCGGGGACATTTTAGCGCTGTTGGAATGCAGAACAAAAATCATCCACCAATGCCGAACCCTCACTCTCCGTATTTTGAAGTTAATGAAGAAGTACTCCCTTATG GTGCTTCCCTTCTTGCTTCCTTGGCCACAAGATATCTTCTTGAGTCTTCTTCATCGCCAAATAAGATTTACATGAAAGATGAACTTTGA
- the LOC104778097 gene encoding probable LRR receptor-like serine/threonine-protein kinase At1g51880, with amino-acid sequence MMASKAVLTFICCVTLINLANAQDQSGFISIDCGLQPENSSYTETSTGIKYVSDSSYTDTGTSNFVAPENRQNMMQSMWSVRSFPEGNRNCYTIAVNSRTKYLIRAAFMYGNYDSRNEIPGFDLHLGPNKWDTVELESPMQTLSKEIMYYVLTDTLQVCLVNTGNGTPFISVLELRPLLNSSYVAQSGSLQLFERLDFGSTTNLTVRYPDDVFDRIWFPSTPDGSKPLSDPSTSLTSNRTGSFRLPQVVMRTGIVPDVPRGSVDFGWIPDDPSLEFYFYLYFTELQEPDSRTLETREFLILLNGQAFGKPLSLNYFRTLVLFTSDPLTAQSFQFSLRQTQNSSLPPLINAMETYFTNKLPQSSTEQKDVLAMRNIKSAYKVKKNWQGDVCLPQAYTWEGLNCSFDGTSVPRVIALNLSSAGLTGEIASDISGLSQLQILDLSNNNLTGPVPAFLAQLQFLRVLHLANNQLSGPIPPSLMGRLESFSIHGNPSLCPTSACEEVSQNRSKKNKLPGFVILLVASLAGLLLLVIISSAIFFILMRKKIQGRVINRTIRASSNGPSLQRRDTGSMRPSLQRRETGFSAHPSLQRIESGMTDYEGNETAVDAFDLEMANRKFTYAEIVNITNGFERDQGKVGFGRNYLGQLDGKEVTVKLVSSLSSQGYKQLRAEVKHLFRIHHKNLITMLGYCNEGDKMAVIYEYMAKGNLKQHISENSTTVFSWEDRLGIAVDVAQGLEYLHTGCTPPIIHRNVKCTNVFLDGKFNAKLGGFGLSRAFDAAEGSHLNTAIAGTPGYVDPEYYTSNILTEKSDVYSFGVVLLEIVTAKPAIIKNEERMHISQWVDSLLSRDNIVEILDPSLCGDYDPNSAFKTVEIAVACVCRNSGERPGMSQVVTALKESLAVEVERKKHLPVVSTDSVEELALGFGSNPPPRLR; translated from the exons ATGATGGCGTCTAAGGCGGTGCTTACGTTTATTTGCTGTGTGACTCTCATCAATCTTGCCAATGCTCAAGATCAATCAG GGTTCATTAGCATAGATTGCGGGTTACAACCAGAAAATTCCAGCTACACGGAGACATCGACCGGTATAAAGTATGTTTCGGATTCAAGTTATACGGATACAGGAACCAGCAATTTCGTGGCGCCTGAGAATAGACAAAACATGATGCAGAGCATGTGGTCTGTTCGAAGTTTTCCAGAGGGAAACAGAAACTGTTACACTATTGCAGTTAATAGCAGAACCAAGTATTTGATCCGGGCGGCTTTTATGTACGGTAACTACGATTCGAGAAACGAGATACCGGGTTTCGATCTTCACTTGGGTCCAAACAAATGGGACACTGTTGAATTGGAGTCTCCTATGCAAACATTGTCCAAGGAGATCATGTATTATGTGTTGACAGATACATTACAAGTGTGTTTAGTGAATACAGGTAACGGTACGCCTTTTATATCGGTGTTGGAACTTAGACCGTTGCTGAATTCTTCTTACGTAGCTCAATCTGGATCACTCCAGCTCTTTGAAAG GTTGGATTTTGGATCAACCACGAATTTAACGGTCAGGTATCCAGACGATGTGTTTGATCGGATATGGTTTCCTTCCACACCAGATGGATCGAAGCCGTTAAGTGACCCGTCGACTTCTCTCACAAGCAACCGTACCGGTAGTTTCCGTCTTCCACAAGTTGTAATGAGAACTGGGATTGTACCAGATGTTCCAAGAGGGTCTGTAGATTTTGGATGGATTCCAGATGATCCCTCTCTTGAGTTTTACTTTTACTTGTATTTTACGGAACTTCAAGAACCGGATTCCAGAACCCTAGAAACAAGAgaattcttgattttgttgaacgGACAGGCTTTTGGGAAACCGCTTAGTCTTAATTACTTCCGGACCTTAGTCCTGTTCACTTCAGACCCTCTGACAGCACAGAGCTTCCAGTTTTCTCTTCGTCAGACTCAGAATTCATCTCTTCCACCTCTGATCAATGCTATGGAGACTTACTTTACAAACAAACTTCCGCAATCATCAACCGAACAAAAAGACG TTTTGGCTATGAGGAATATTAAGTCTGCATATAAAGTCAAGAAAAACTGGCAAGGAGACGTGTGTCTGCCTCAAGCTTACACATGGGAAGGTCTGAATTGTAGCTTCGACGGCACAAGCGTGCCTAGAGTAATAGCTTT GAACTTGTCATCCGCCGGGTTGACAGGAGAGATAGCCTCTGATATATCGGGTCTTTCACAATTACAAATTCT GGACTTGTCTAATAACAATCTGACTGGACCAGTACCGGCTTTCTTAGCTCAACTTCAATTCCTGAGAGTCCT ACATTTGGCGAACAACCAGCTTAGTGGTCCTATACCACCTAGTCTCATGGGGAGACTAGAGTCGTTTAG TATCCATGGGAATCCAAGTCTTTGTCCTACAAGTGCGTGTGAAGAGGTCTCACAAAACAGATCAAAGAAGAATAAACTTCCTGGCTTTGTCATTCTATTAGTTGCATCACTTGCAGGGCTACTTCTTCTTGTTATCATATCTTCAGCTATATTTTTCATCCTCATGAGAAAGAAGATACAAG GTCGAGTGATTAACAGGACAATTAGAGCTTCTAGTAATGGACCGTCATTACAGAGGAGAGATACTGGTTCGATGCGTCCATCATTGCAGCGAAGAGAAACAGGTTTCTCAGCACATCCATCTTTACAGAGAATAGAGAGCGGAATGACAGACTATGAAGGGAATGAAACAGCGGTAGATGCGTTTGATTTGGAAATGGCAAATAGGAAGTTCACATACGCCGAGATTGTTAATATCACTAATGGTTTCGAGAGAGATCAAGGGAAGGTAGGATTTGGAAGAAACTACCTTGGTCAGTTAGATGGTAAAGAAGTGACTGTCAAGCTTGTTTCATCACTATCTTCTCAAGGCTACAAACAACTCAGAGCTGAG GTCAAACACCTTTTCAGAATTCATCATAAGAACCTTATAACCATGCTTGGTTATTGCAATGAAGGCGACAAAATGGCGGTTATATATGAGTACATGGCTAAAGGAAACTTGAAACAACATATCTCAG AGAACAGTACAACAGTTTTTAGCTGGGAAGATAGACTCGGGATTGCGGTTGATGTTGCACAAG GACTTGAGTATTTGCATACTGGCTGCACGCCGCCGATCATTCATAGAAACGTCAAGTGTACAAATGTATTCTTAGATGGAAAGTTCAATGCGAAGTTAGGCGGTTTTGGCCTTTCGAGAGCGTTTGATGCAGCAGAGGGAAGTCATTTGAATACAGCTATCGCCGGGACTCCGGGATATGTTGACCCCGA GTACTACACATCAAACATATTAACCGAGAAGAGCGATGTGTACAGTTTCGGTGTAGTTCTATTAGAGATTGTTACTGCAAAACCAGCAATCATAAAGAATGAGGAAAGGATGCATATAAGTCAATGGGTTGATTCTTTGCTCTCTAGAGATAACATTGTAGAGATTCTTGACCCGAGTCTTTGCGGAGACTATGATCCAAACTCTGCATTCAAGACCGTGGAAATAGCTGTGGCTTGCGTTTGTCGAAATTCTGGCGAGAGACCTGGAATGAGTCAAGTGGTGACGGCTCTTAAAGAGAGTTTGGCTGTAGAAGTTGAGAGGAAAAAGCATTTGCCGGTTGTATCAACAGATTCAGTTGAAGAGCTTGCACTTGGCTTTGGTTCCAATCCACCTCCTCGTTTGagatga
- the LOC104778099 gene encoding probable LRR receptor-like serine/threonine-protein kinase At1g51880, which produces MLMAFSACFLLILLQLFSALFLSLAQDQSGFISLGCGSPRGKSFRERDTNITYISDADFINSGVARSIKQDYRKEYQQQTWNLRSFPEGTRNCYTLNLTIGEKYLIRASFLHGGYDEKPSTQFELHLGPNLWSTVSTTNETDAKVFEMIHLLTSDRLQVCIVKTGDSTPFISVLELRKLVNTTYLTQQGSLQLVVRADAGATTDKVYRYGKDVFDRVWAPYNFGKWSQISTNQTVNVNNDYKPPEFAMVTASVPTDPDQPMNISLPGEDSTVRFYVVMQFAEIQELSSNETREFNIMYNDRHIYGPFRPLNYTTTSVYTPFELVADANGLYIFSLQRTGNSTLPPILNAMEVYSISSLPQQETDRKQVDAVMNINSGYELNKIDWQGDPCAPRDYRWSGVNCSYIDYEQPNIISLNLSSSGLTGEILEFISDLTNLEVLDLSNNTLTGSVPEFLANMETLKIINLSGNELNGSIPATLLDKARRGSISLSIEGNTGLCSSSASCATTGKKKKNAVIAPVAASLVSLFLIVAGIVTFLNLKRKKRSKHGLNPNSGTGTTPLHSRSHHGFESPVIAKNRKLTYMDVLKMTNNFERVLGRGGFGVVYYGVLNNEPVAVKMLTESTALGYKQFKAEVELLLRVHHKDLTCLVGYCEEGDKMSLIYEFMANGDLKEHLTGKRGPSILTWEGRLRIAAESAQGLEYLHNGCKPQIVHRDIKTTNILLNEKFQAKLADFGLSRSFPLGTETHVSTVVAGTPGYLDPEYYRTNWLTEKSDVFSFGVVLLELVTNQPVIDMKRERSHIGEWVGLMLSRGDINSIVDPKLQGDFDPNTIWKVVETAMTCLNPSSSRRPTMTQVVMDLKECLNMEVARNMGSRMTDSTYDSSVEMSMNFTTELNPGAR; this is translated from the exons ATGTTAATGGCGTTTTCTGCCTGCTTTCTCTTAATTCTTCTGCAACTCTTCTCAGCTTTATTTCTTAGTCTTGCTCAAGATCAGtcag gaTTTATCAGTTTGGGTTGCGGTTCTCCGAGAGGAAAGAGCTTTCGTGAGAGAGATACAAACATTACTTACATTTCTGATGCGGATTTCATTAATAGCGGTGTTGCTAGGAGCATCAAACAAGATTACCGGAAGGAATACCAGCAACAAACATG GAACCTGCGGAGTTTTCCAGAAGGCACAAGAAACTGTTATACCTTGAATCTAACAATAGGGGAAAAATATCTAATCAGAGCCAGTTTCCTTCACGGCGGTTATGATGAAAAACCCTCAACGCAATTCGAGCTCCACCTTGGGCCTAACCTATGGTCAACAGTTTCAACCACAAACGAGACCGACGCAAAAGTCTTTGAGATGATTCATCTCTTGACCAGTGATCGTTTGCAAGTCTGTATTGTCAAAACAGGAGACTCGACGCCTTTTATATCCGTTTTAGAGCTACGTAAACTCGTGAACACAACTTACTTGACTCAACAAGGGTCATTGCAGCTCGTGGTCAGAGCAGACGCTGGCGCAACTACCGACAAAGTCTACAG gtACGGCAAAGATGTTTTTGATCGTGTCTGGGCTCCGTATAATTTCGGGAAATGGTCACAGATTAGTACCAATCAGACAGTGAATGTCAACAATGACTACAAACCACCAGAGTTCGCTATGGTTACAGCTTCTGTTCCAACAGACCCGGACCAACCTATGAACATTTCTCTACCTGGGGAGGACAGCACTGTGCGATTCTACGTTGTCATGCAATTTGCCGAGATTCAAGAGCTCAGTTCCAATGAAACAAGAGAGTTTAATATCATGTACAATGACAGGCATATCTATGGACCCTTTAGACCACTTAATTATACAACTACTTCTGTATATACCCCTTTCGAACTAGTCGCGGATGCAAATGGACTATACATCTTCTCGCTTCAAAGAACCGGAAATTCAACATTACCTCCTATACTCAATGCCATGGAGGTTTATTCGATCAGCTCATTGCCGCAACAAGAGACTGATAGGAAACAAG tTGATGCAGTAATGAACATAAACTCGGGTTACGAGTTGAACAAGATTGACTGGCAAGGAGATCCTTGCGCGCCACGGGATTACAGGTGGTCTGGTGTTAATTGCAGTTATATTGACTATGAGCAACCAAATATCATTTCTTT GAACCTTTCTTCAAGTGGATTGACAGGAGAGATTTTGGAATTCATATCAGACCTTACCAATTTAGAAGTTCT TGACTTGTCTAACAATACTTTAACTGGTTCAGTCCCAGAGTTTCTAGCCAACATGGAAACCTTAAAAATCAT TAATCTATCAGGCAATGAGCTAAATGGCTCAATCCCTGCAACTCTCCTTGATAAAGCACGAAGAGGATCGATATCGTTAag cattgaagGAAATACTGGACTCTGTTCATCATCTGCTTCATGTGCTACCacgggaaagaagaagaaaaacgcGGTTATTGCACCTGTTGCAGCATCACTTGTTTCACTCTTCCTCATTGTAGCTGGAATCGTTACTTTCCTTAAccttaagaggaagaagagatccaAGCATGGTTTAAATCCTAATTCAGGTACCGGTACAACACCGTTACATTCGAGGTCTCACCACGGCTTTGAATCTCCCGTGATAGCGAAGAACCGGAAATTGACTTACATGGATGTTCTTAAGATGACAAACAACTTTGAGAGGGTTCTTGGTAGGGGAGGTTTTGGTGTGGTTTATTACGGCGTCTTGAATAACGAACCAGTTGCGGTTAAGATGCTCACTGAGTCCACTGCACTTGGTTACAAACAGTTTAAAGCCGAG gTTGAGTTGCTTCTTAGAGTTCATCACAAAGATCTCACATGTCTTGTTGGATATTGCGAAGAAGGCGATAAAATGTCTCTAATCTATGAGTTCATGGCTAACGGAGACTTGAAAGAGCACTTaacag GGAAGCGTGGACCGTCGATACTAACTTGGGAAGGAAGGCTTCGTATAGCAGCGGAATCAGCACAAGGATTAGAATATTTGCACAATGGATGCAAACCCCAAATAGTTCACCGCGACATTAAGACAACTAACATCTTATTAAACGAGAAATTCCAAGCTAAGCTTGCGGATTTCGGCCTTTCACGGTCTTTCCCACTCGGAACTGAAACTCATGTCTCAACCGTAGTTGCTGGAACTCCCGGATATCTCGATCCCGA aTACTACAGAACGAATTGGCTGACCGAGAAAAGCGATGTGTTCAGCTTCGGTGTTGTTCTACTAGAGCTAGTAACAAACCAACCCGTGATAGACATGAAGAGGGAAAGATCACATATAGGTGAATGGGTAGGTTTGATGCTATCAAGAGGAGACATTAACAGCATTGTGGATCCTAAGCTTCAAGGAGACTTTGATCCAAACACGATATGGAAAGTTGTTGAGACCGCAATGACTTGCTTGAACCCGTCGTCTTCACGGAGACCGACGATGACTCAAGTAGTAATGGATCTGAAAGAATGTCTTAACATGGAAGTGGCAAGAAACATGGGAAGCCGTATGACGGATTCAACTTATGATTCTTCAGTTGAGATGTCAATGAATTTCACAACAGAGCTTAATCCAGGAGCTAGATGA